One part of the Streptomyces ferrugineus genome encodes these proteins:
- a CDS encoding PLP-dependent cysteine synthase family protein encodes MQSLTKAAVTSGQAALSGLVGNTPLLRVSEPLAPAERGFWAKLEGFNPGGIKDRPGLHMVERARARGDLRPGGRIIESTSGTLGLGLALAGMVYGHPVTLVTDPGLELSMTRLLTAYGAQVNVVSEPHPTGGWQQARRDRVQRLLEQHPDSWCPDQYNNPDNVAAYTPLALELASEMGHIDVLVCSVGTGGHSAGVSRVLRQLYPELTVVGVDTTGSTIFGQPARPRLMRGLGSSIHPRNVAYENFSEVHWVAPHEAVWTCRQLAASHYATGGWSVGAVALVAGWLARTMPADARIVAVFPDGPQRYLGTVYDDDYCTAHGLLNSPPAPEPELIGHPDEKEVTRWSRCTTVVDPLTAEEAR; translated from the coding sequence ATGCAGTCATTGACCAAGGCCGCGGTCACCTCGGGCCAGGCCGCCCTGTCCGGCCTGGTGGGCAACACCCCGCTGCTACGGGTGTCGGAGCCGCTGGCCCCGGCGGAGCGAGGCTTCTGGGCCAAGCTCGAGGGGTTCAACCCCGGCGGTATCAAGGACCGTCCGGGCCTGCACATGGTGGAGCGGGCCCGGGCCCGCGGAGACCTGCGGCCCGGCGGACGGATCATCGAGTCCACGAGCGGGACCCTCGGCCTGGGGCTGGCCCTGGCCGGGATGGTGTACGGCCACCCCGTCACCCTGGTCACCGACCCGGGACTGGAGTTGTCCATGACCCGGCTGCTGACCGCGTACGGCGCCCAGGTCAACGTCGTCTCCGAGCCGCACCCCACGGGCGGCTGGCAGCAGGCCCGCCGTGACCGCGTACAGCGGCTGCTGGAGCAGCACCCGGACTCCTGGTGTCCGGACCAGTACAACAACCCCGACAACGTCGCCGCCTACACCCCACTGGCCCTCGAACTCGCCTCCGAGATGGGCCACATCGACGTCCTGGTGTGCAGCGTGGGCACCGGCGGCCACTCCGCGGGAGTCTCCCGGGTGCTGCGCCAGCTCTACCCGGAGCTGACCGTCGTCGGCGTGGACACCACCGGTTCGACGATCTTCGGCCAGCCCGCCCGGCCCCGGCTGATGCGCGGACTCGGCTCCAGCATCCATCCCCGCAACGTCGCCTACGAGAACTTCAGCGAGGTGCACTGGGTCGCCCCGCACGAGGCGGTGTGGACCTGCCGCCAACTCGCCGCGTCCCACTACGCCACCGGCGGGTGGAGCGTCGGCGCCGTCGCGCTCGTGGCCGGCTGGCTGGCCCGGACCATGCCGGCCGACGCACGGATCGTCGCCGTCTTCCCCGACGGCCCGCAGCGCTACCTGGGAACGGTCTACGACGACGACTACTGCACCGCCCACGGCCTGCTGAACTCCCCACCGGCACCCGAACCGGAACTGATCGGCCACCCGGACGAGAAGGAGGTCACCCGCTGGAGCCGGTGCACCACCGTGGTCGACCCCCTCACCGCGGAGGAGGCCCGGTGA
- a CDS encoding ArsR/SmtB family transcription factor → MPEVPPPAPTGDELLKVLTALGNPHRMRIVGALLERRNYVSALAREIGMSRPLLHMHLQRLEAAGLVVGTLELAEDGKAMKYFDVTPFVYELTPDVIARAAATLTEAEKEEAK, encoded by the coding sequence ATGCCCGAGGTCCCGCCTCCGGCACCGACGGGCGACGAGTTGCTGAAGGTGCTCACCGCCCTCGGCAACCCGCACCGCATGCGGATCGTCGGCGCGCTGCTGGAGCGCCGGAACTACGTCAGCGCACTGGCGCGTGAGATCGGCATGAGCCGGCCCCTGCTGCACATGCATCTCCAGCGGCTGGAGGCGGCGGGACTGGTCGTCGGCACGCTCGAACTCGCGGAGGACGGCAAGGCGATGAAGTACTTCGACGTCACGCCGTTCGTCTACGAGTTGACGCCCGACGTCATCGCCCGGGCGGCCGCGACGCTCACCGAGGCCGAGAAAGAGGAAGCGAAGTGA